The sequence below is a genomic window from Phoenix dactylifera cultivar Barhee BC4 chromosome 8, palm_55x_up_171113_PBpolish2nd_filt_p, whole genome shotgun sequence.
CGATCTATTTGATGTTATTCACTGTTGACGTATTGTTTTATGGCATTTTCATGAAATGCAACATATATATCTGTCGTTAGATTTATCTTTTATAAAAACTGGGCATCCATCTATACACCTTGGCTCTTAATATCAGGACAAATGCTCTCATTTTCACTTTTTCATGACCTTCTGCTCAGGGGCAGTCTTGCTGCATTTCTTTTCTCTATGCCTCAAGCGGACTGCGATGGAAATTTATATAGATGCACTTGTGTTACTCTTTCATGACAAGGTCACCGCTTGACCTACCAAAAGAATTTCTGACTTATATAATACGCAGGCTTCTACTCTTGACTAATTTATCAGAACATTCGGGATTGTAAATACGAAGGGATGCAAGTGGTTAACTACTAATTCTCTCTTATTAATGTTTTCAAGGAAAAGATAAGTCAGAATCTTAAGCCAGTTACTAACTACACTGTCACTAACATTCAAAATAACATGATGCTCAATGGACGTTGTTTAAGGATgaattaaaatttttagaaaGTGAACTTTTCTTTTCGGCTGTCAAGCTGCATTGTGATTTCAGGCGTTTACCCATACCATATTCTCTGTCGGCACAACCAGCTCAACGCGAGCTGATAAAGATCAAACAGCTTTCCAGAAGACGAGGTTGCCTCTTCTCGATCTCTGAGACAGGAGCAAGTTCATTTCGAGAAGCTCCACATTCTGTCCTGTTTTTATTGAGCCATCCTGTTTTCCTCTGTATTGGCCACATAGCTTGCTCTACTTCGCAGTACAGTGGAGGCAGTCTTCTTATGATTCGTCTCAACCAGCCGAACCTTCCTGCGTGTCGAGGGAAACTCCCAGCCGATCTTTTCCTTTGGGCAAACAATGCCGGCTCGTACAACAGTCTACGAAACACAACAGGTTGGAGGATGACTCGGTCATCATAATTGGCTGGATCTGTGAGCAGTCCACAGTTGGGGATAGACCCTTCTTGCTCATGGACATCTCGCAGTGTAGGAGGGAGTGTATTGTCTTCGGGACGGCGAGTCATATTTATCGTGAGGTGAACTggggatattttattttttgacctTTGAAGATGTATTTATATCTGATTTGTGTGGGTTGCTATTCTtagcattaaaaagaaaaaattcaggGCCAATTTTGGTGTTGTGTCTAAAAATAACTATATCCatggaaagaaaattttatcttgCGAACAAAATGTTTGTGGTGAGATGGGAAGCTCGTGTACTTATTTATAATAGCATTGGCTATGATACCGAGTTGAGGTCAGAGTGTCGTTGTTGACTGACTTGGTTTACGGTTTAAATATCAGAATAACGGAATTGGGAGAAGTCTAATAAGTGGAACCAGTCAATTGGCTTGGGTTGGACCTTCTGACGGGGTAAAACATAAAATCGAGACCTGGTCCTGGCCCCTAACCGTGAATTTGTGAGACTTTGCGAGCGGTATGGTAAAGAATTGTCAATGGAGCGCATCTTTAATGGTAAGGCGTTTATGGTTTTTAGGTTTTGACATAGTAAATAATTAATCTATTACAAGTTTtaccccaaaaaaataaaaaaatctgtgCCCGTTGCTTTTATATCTTGTTATCGGGGGCTGGATCTGACTCTCTTTATCCGGTCGccattaaaattcaaaaattaagatTGGTACGAGGATTACTTCATTACAGCAAGTCCAACATAAAAGTACGGTCCGAGTTGTATCCTTGGCACGGTAGAatggttaatttttttttttaatgatggcGACCACTtcttgcacaaatctcaaagtatTTATTATTTTCTCACTATTTGCCTGTGCAAAGTTCAAAACCACTATTATGCAATCAAAAGAGAAAGGCGAGTCCTCATTTTGCGTGCAAGAATACCGTAAGGTTGCGCGCTGTTGTAAAGCACGTATGAAACAGTACATAAGGCCATAGACACCATAAAAACCAGTGTCattacgagagagagagagagagagagagagagagagatccagTTATTTTAAAACATGTTCTCTTAAAGACACTTGGAATTTCTTGCAACAGTCTCAAAAAAATTCTCAAGACATCTTACAATTTCCATTCATCCCAGAAGCCACTGGGTACATATACATCTCCAAAGTATTACCATACCAAATAGTAATTTACATGCAAACAAGCTGCTTTCCTTTTGCATACTAACGGATCGTAATTAATGTTTACATTAACAGTCAGTCAAGTGGGGAAAACCAATTACAGTCAGAATAGCTTCCCAGCAAATTCTTTAACATCTTCGTCATTAGAAGAAGGGGAAGCATAGGATGCAAAGCCTTTGAGCTCGGAGAGGCTTCTCCCAAGCTGCAAAGCCATCTTCATCCGAAACAACTCCccattctccctcttctccaccTCACTTTCCCTCAAGTTGGACCCGATTTCCTCTTGCAACTTCCGGTAGAAACCGCTTAAGTTGCGGCAGAGCTCGAACATCATTCCCACCTGCCCGCCGTGCTCCAGGGTATTTACTACTGCTGCAAGCGCCCCTCCGACGACCCCGAACAGCACGGGCAATGGGCTGTCAACAGGAGAACCTATCAAACCAGCCCCAACTGCAGCCAGGCCGGCGAATAGAGGTCCGGCGATAGCTAAAGTTTTGTTAATGTTCAACACCAGCTTGCCCACTCTCACATACTCCTCCTCATCCTTCATCTTCAGAACTCTAAGAATTCCCATCATCTCCTCTTCCAGTTCCTTGCTCCAACCATTGCCTGCCATCCCATTAACGTATGCTTTCTTCGTTTCTTGCTCCCTTTTTCGCGTTTTAGGCCACCAACATGTAGGCTCCACGGTCTCTGGGAACTTCTCGAGCATCCCGGGAAGCAAAGGAAGCGGATAAGCCTTGTCGAGTGCGAGGACTTTCGCCATAGCCTCCGCGATGTCCGATTCGGCAGGTGCTCCGAGCGCGAGAGTGCTGTGGATCGATCTTTCGAGCTGCTTACACAATCTCGCGGCATTCCTTTGCTCTTCCGCTAGCTGAGAAGGCTGGATCTTGTTGACGAGCAGCATCATCCCAGTTGCTGCGGTGAACAAGGCCACGGACGAGAGCTTGAAGGCTAAGACATGGGGTGCTGCTTCCCCCACCGTGACAGCCGCGGAGATGCCGGCCATGAGGGAAGCAGTGAGATTGATGGAGTTGATGGAGTGGAGGAAGAGGTGGTTCCAGTTGTTCCTCTGCTCTCCAATGATGGTGTGCATCTCAGCTCGCTCTGCTGCGGCCTCAGCGATCGCCGAGAGTTTGGCTACCAGGTGATCATCTTTATGATCGGCTGTCATCGGCTGATGGGGTTTCGAGTTGCTAAGGTCGTCGGAATTATGTTCTTTAAGGCCGAGTTGTTCCATCTTGATCGAGGCTGGGAGCTTTGGAAGGGAGATGCCCTTTGCTCTCGGACGGGAGGGGACATGAAGACCGGCGCAAATCCGTCGTTCAtttgagaaggaagaagaggacagGAGATGGCTACCTTGCAGAGCGGCCATGTTTATAGATCTTTGCAGCAAGATCTCTTTAATTTGTGTGGGTTGTGGTGGTGTGGTCGCTTAGATATCTCCCTTGTTTTGAGGCTTGTTTGTTGTGACGAGGATGAGAGAGGCCCAGGTTATACCTATATATAGACATGGCTGTGGACTGAGTCGGCGGTTGAGATTTTTACTTGGTTTTCAAGTCGCAATCTTGACTCTTGACCAGGCAACGCTGTTTGAATTGGTTAAATCTGAAGCAAAAAACTCCTTTGAATGAGAAACCGTCAACGGTCCTGCATGGGTGAGACTGTTATGGGAGTTGATATGGTAAGCCTTGGGCGTTGGGCGTTGGGCCAGTCTCTTTCTCCTTCCCGTGCCTCTCGAGTATGCGAACCTTAACTTTATATGGATTAATTAGAACGTATTACCAATAATACGATGGGCTAGACAGGGTtgtataaaaatgaacatgagaaCGTACATATGGAAAGGAATTCAAGGAAGATATAAAGAGAGAGGCGTCTCGTGTAAGTTATTTTACCCCTGGTATTGAACCAAGCCAGGAGTTCAGTCAAAACCATAATAAATGCCATGCACGTAGACCTTTGAATCCATCTTATGATCTAAATGAGATTGCTCTTTTTTCGTGTGGACATATAAACCACATATGAACAATTGGTCGGTCATGATGCCATGGTAGTACCTGTCAATGGTGGTTATCGTTTtggattttttcagaaaaaacgaaaaaaactCTGTTCCAAAATCTTGAACGATGACTTGCACCTTACCATGCCGGCCCCTGCGCAAGAGAGAGAGCGCTCAAGATCTTGAGGCAGAAAGCTCAGGAAGTGCTGGCCTGATGCATCGAACGGTTAAAATTGCTCGATCAGATGATCAACCAGGCCATTCATTCAACTTTAACACATACTAATTCAAACGGATCAATTGAACGATGCTTTGGCCGCTGACTTGATTAAACATCAGAAAAAAGATGCTGAGTGGTGTGAGCTACATGGAAGTCGAGAGCGCAGAATTTTCTGCTCGTGTGCGTGATGGCTCCCACGGGCCAAGACTCTTACGGAAAGATACATCCGGAGTGAGAACCTGAAACGTCAACAAAATCGGAGATAAGTGGCCAAGGAAGTGACACGTACGACCTGATGACCTAGAAGCAAATCAGGCCCGTCCACAAATTAGCGAAACAAGTTACGTAATCTGGGTTTGATTTATGTCATGCCTGACTTCTGTAAAGAGCCTACGCTCCGGCCTTGTTCGTGCATGGTCCAACTAACAAACTAATCTTACTCTTTTTAGCATTTAAGTGAAAGATACTATTTATCGATCTAATCCACGTATGTCATCTCTCTTATTCCTTGATGTTTAGTTTCAACATTCCTATCAATAGCGCACAAAAAATTGACTCATTTTGTCATATATGCTAATCTATATTTGACTATTATAATATTAGCACATAtggtaaaaaaaattgttttattgcTGCGTCTATCATGCGGGtgcataatatattttgattCCCGTCATGCAACCAACTTAAAAGTGGTACATTTGCAGGTTCACTCAGCGGTAGAAAGTCATGGGGTTTCCTTGAGTTAAGGTGGCAATCAATGCCGCCGAGCTGCTGCTGCCCGACATCCAGATCTCGGGGAAGGCGAGCGTGCTGTGGCAGCCTTTCGTATATGAGGATGTGGCTAGGTTCTGCTACGGTTGCGGGCGGATTGAGCACCCAAAGACGGATTGTAGGTTCTGGCGCCAGTACTAGAGGAAGAGGTGCTGGAGCGGATGCCCATGGTGGTGGAGAATGGCGACAACAGGGAGGAGCCGGATTTTAGCTCTAGCGAGGAGATTTGGTGACCAATCTTCAGCCCGTGGCTGGCGGTAACGAAGATCCGGCTGCCTCGGGCTGCAAAGGGACCACCACGACCAAGGAAGATGGCCGAGTCGTCCTCCTCTAGGCCGCAATCCCTGCCCAACCGTCCGAGTTCCTTAGGTTCACCGTCGGACTCGGACAACTCGCAAAAATCGGTGAAGGTGGCGCGGCGACGCTCCCCCCCGATGGTCTAGTCAGCCGACGTGGGCGCTAACTCAAGCTCGAGGTCGAGATCGACTCAAGGTTGTGGCCGAGTCGGGTTGAACTTTGACCTGCTGGGCCGGCCGGGGTGTAGGCTTGCCCAAACGTCTAGATGACGGAAGCGGGATTGGGCTAGTCCAACAAACGTCCCAGAAGCCCGGCATCCGGTCAGGCCAAAGTGGATCTAGGTCAAAGTAATGGGGGTTGGCATGGGAGTTTGGGCCGGGCCACCTACTCCACTGAGCTCGGTGCAATCGAGGCGCCTGAGCGTCGGGCCGGGCTCGAGCTCGTGGGAGCAGGGGTTGCCCACCTTCTGCCTCTCCTCGGGCATCTTCTCTGATGCAGACGCCTCCAATCTCGGCAACCCTCGGCCCTTCCTCGCCTTTGTCGGGGGTGTTGATGGTGGGACCTCCCGGGATTGCTCCGAGTGTCGCCTCGCGGGGCAGTGGCACCCTAGGAGGCTCGGACACGGGATCCTTGGAGTCTGGGCCAAGTAGGGATGCGACCGAGCAGGAGGTCAACGACAGTGGGCTGGTGGCTGGCCGTCCAGCTGCTAATGGTGTTGAAGGCCCTTGGATCACCTCAAGATGGTGATGCTGGTGCGTTCGACGGTGATGGGGGAGTTAATTGCTTTGGCTGAGGGGGAAGGGGGTGGTAGTGGGCCGGCCCAACGTGGGGAAGACTGGTGGGTCCCTGTGCGGCGAGGAGCTGGGGCGAAATTGCAGAATGATGCGGAATGAAAATGTTTATTTGGAATTGTAGGGGAGTGGCCAAGCCTTCCTTTAACTCCCCGTTTAGAAGACTGGTCCAAGTGAACGGCCTGGACATCTTGTGCAAGGCGCGTCTCTCTGGAAAGGGCCTCCATCGAGTTTCGTGTTGCCTGTTTGCTGCTTAGGAGTCTATTGCTGTAGAGTCTCAAGGCTTTTCTAGAGGTATTTTAGTCTTGTAGAAGCGGAGTGTTGCCATGGTGGATGTGTTCCATAACTACCCCCAAAAAGTTGTAATGGTAATCCCTGAACCAAATGAAATCCCATGGATTATGTCTGGTGTATCGGCCAATACTGACTACAGGATGAGAGCCATCTCGGGTGAGATTACAAATCTTGTCTCATAGGGGATTCTTATAGTGGTTGCGGGCGACTTCAATTGCATTCAGTGAGTGTATTGTCTTCGGAACGACGAGTCATGTTTAGTACGAGGCGAACAGAGCATCGTTTTGGGTTGCTTCTTTTGTTGTACATCATTCCGGCGAAATGCTGTGGTCTGTGGACGAATGATGCAACTTTGCCAACCTCACTGCAGGATATTTTACTTTTTGACTCTTAAAGATGTATCTATACCTAATTCGTGTGAGGTCCAATTTTGGTATTGCGTCTAAAAATTACTATATCCATGAAAAGAAAGTTTTATCTTGCGAACAAAATATACAGTATAGAGAACTGTTCCTCCCACTCTTTATCAACTTCTTTTGTCAGATTACTCTGGGTACACTCACGCTTGTCTAGTATGAGCCGccggtatatgtatatatatatataaaacaaaacaaaatgtaCAGTTTTAACAGTTTGACGATACAATTAGAACAGCTTGCCGGCAAACTCCTAAATGTCTTCATCATTGCGTAAGGGAGAAGCATATGATGCGAGGTCTTTGAGCTCAGGGAGGCTCCTTCCTAGCTGCAATGCCATCTTGATCTCAAATAACTTCCCATTCTCCCTCTTCTGCAGATCTCTTTCCCCCAAATTCGCCTCGATTTCTTGTTGCAACCACCTATAGAAGCCGCCGCAGTTGCGGAACGGCTCAAACACCATTCCGACCTGCCCACCGTGCTCCATGGTGTTCACTGCAGCTGCAGGCCCCCACCGACAACCCCAAGCAATGCAGGCAATTGGCCAAGAGCTTTGGAAGAGAGATCCTACCCTTGATTCTGACATTAGAAGGGGCATGAAGACTCGCAGAAAACCTGCTGCCGTATCGAACTGACGGTGATTCTGCTGCGGCGGCGGCTGACGATGAGAGTAGTTTCTGGGCTTGAAGAGCTGCCATCTCTGCGTTCCTGCTGCTTTCAGCTtcaggtttcttcttcttcttcttctccttcttccggAGTTGTAGTTTGTGCTGGTTTTCGTTTTTGAGATGCAAGGAGGGCTAATGTTTGTGGTGAGATGGGAAGCTTGGGTGCTTATTTATAATAGCGTTGGCTATGATGCCGAGTTGAGGTCAGAGTGCCGTTGTTGACTGACTTGGTTTACGGTTCAAACATCAGAATAACGGAATTGGGAGAAGTCTAAGCGGTGGAACCCGTCAATTGGCTTGGGTTGGACCTTCCGACTGGGTAAAACCTAAAACCGAGACCTGGTCCTGCACCTATCCCTTGAACGTGTATTTGTGAAACTTGGCGAGCAGTAACAAAGAATTGTCATTGGATGGAAAGACGTTTATGGTTTGTAGGTTTTGACTTACTAATTAACCTCGGCCaagttttacccaaaaaaataaaaataaaaatgctcGTTGCTTTTACATCTTATTATAGGGGGTGGGTGGTGATTAAAATTTAGGAATTAAGATTGGTATTAAGATTACTTCATTATGGCAAGTCCAACATAAAAGATACGGTCCGAGTTGTATCTTTTGCAGGAtagaataattaattttttttataatgagAACTGTTGGATTGCTTCTTGCacaaattttaaagtattttttattttttttgcttatcTATCTGTATAAATTAAGTTCAAAGTGACTAGATTTGTTTGGAGGAAGCCGAATCCTTATTCCGCGTTTAAGAAAACGGTAAGATTGTGTGCTTTCGTAAAGAACGTACCAGACAGTACGTAATGTCATGGACACCTTAAAAACCAGTGTCAttagggggggagagagagagagagagagagttccaGTTATTTTAAAACATTTTCTCTTAAAGACACTGGGAATTTCTTGCGACATTTTATAACCAGAAAAACAAGTCTCAAAAAAATTCTCAAGACATCATACAATTTCCATTCATCCCAGAAGCCACTGGGTACATATACATCTCCAAAGTATTACCGTACCAAAGTAATTTACATGCAAACAAGCTGCTTTCCTTTTGCATACTAACGGATCGTAATTAATGTTTACATTAACAGTCAGTCAAGTGGGGAAAACCAATTACAGTCAGAATAGCTTCCCAGCAAATTCTTTAACATCTTCGTCATTAGAAGAAGGGGAAGCATAGGATGCAAAGCCTTTGAGCTCGGAGAGGCTTCTCCCAAGCTGCAAAGCCATCTTCATCCGAAACAACTCCccattctccctcttctccaccTCACTTTCCCTCAAGTTGGACCCGATTTCCTCTTGCAACTTCCGGTAGAAACCGCTTAAGTTGCGGCAGAGCTCGAACACCATTCCCACCTGCCCGCCGTGCTCCAGGGTATTCACTACTGCTGCAAGCGCCCCTCCGACGACCCCGAAGAGCACGGGCAATGGGCTGTCAACAGGAGAACCTATCAAACCAGCCCCAACTGCAGCCAGGCCGGCGAATAGAGGTCCGGCGATAGCTAAAGTTTTGTTAATGTTCAACACCAGCTTGCCCACTCTCACATACTCCTCCTCATCCTTCATCTTCAGAACTCTAAGAATTCCCATCATCTCCTCTTCCAGTTCCTTGCTCCAACCATTGCCTGCCATCCCATTAACGCATGCTTTCTTCGTTTCTTGCTCCCTTTTTCGCGTTTTAGGCCACCAACATGTAGGCTCCACGGTCTCTGGGAACTTCTCGAGCATCCCGGGAAGCAAAGGAAGCGGATAAGCCTTGTCGAGTGCGAGGACTTTCGCCATAGCCTCCGCGATGTCCGATTCGGCAGGCGCTCCGAGCGCGAGAGTGCTGTGGATCGATCTTTCGAGCTGCTTACACAATCTCGCGGCATTCCTTTGCTCTTCCGCTAGCTGAGAAGGCTGGATCTTGTTGACGAGCAGCATCATCCCAGTTGCTGCGGTGAACAAGGCCACGGACGAGAGCTTGAAGGCTAAGACATGGGGTGCTGCTTCCCCCACCGTGACAGCCGCGGAGATGCCGGCCATGAGGGAAGCAGTGAGATTGATGGAGTTGATGGAGTGGAGGAAGAGGTGGTTCCAGTTGTTCCTCTGCTCTCCAATGATGGCGTGCATCTCAGCTCGCTCTGCTGCGGCCTCAGCGATCGCCGAGAGTTTGGCTACCAGGTGATCATCTTTATGATCGGCTGTCATCGGCTGATGGGGTTGCGAGTAGCTAAGGTCGTCGGAATTATGTTCTTTAAGGCCGAGTTGTTCCATCTTGATCGAGGCTGGGAGCTTTGGAAGGGAGATGCCCTTTGCTCTCGGACGGGAGGGGACATGAAGAGCGGCGCAAATCCGTCGTTCAtttgagaaggaagaagaggacagGAGATGGCTACCTTGCAGAGCGGCCATGTTTATAGATCTTTGCAGCAAGATCTCTTTAATTTGTGTGGGTTGTGGTGGTGTGGTCGCTTAGATATCTCTCTTGTTTTGAGGCTTGTTTGCTGTGACGAGGATGAGAGAGGCCCAGGTTATACCTATATATAGACATGGCTGTGGACTGAGTCGGTGGTTGAGATTTTTACTTGGTTTTCAAGTCGCAATCTTGACTCTTGACCAGGCAACGCTGTTTGAATTGGTTAAATCTGAAGCAAAAAGCTCCTTTGAAGGGGAAACCGTCAACGGCCCCGCATGGGTGAGACTGTTATGGGAGTTGATATGGTAAGCCTTGGGCGATGGGCCTTGGCCGTTGGGGGAGACTCTTTCTCCTTCCTGTGCCTCTCGAGTATGCCAACCTTAACTATATATGGATTAATTAGAATGTATTACCAATAATACGATGGACTATAAAGGGTtgtataaaaatgaacatgagaataggggtggcaaaatatgacccgacccgccaactcgacccgtgttcgacccgccataaatagatttgggtttggcctaaacggattcgggtcgtaaacaggttgacttgtttattaattgggtcagaTATGAGTTTTAGATGTCTGATCTGCctaaccgtttaacccgtttataaTTTCATGCCcaagttttttttgtttgtttgtttatttGCTCGCTAGGAGCCTGGGACGGCTGGGAGGGTGGGACGATGGGCAGCCCATAGAAAAATCCCCAATCCCCTCACGGCTCACCCTCACTCCCACAAACCTTCTCCCCCTCCCACCCTCCCTCCTTCGGTCCTTCCCGTTCTCAAAAATCCATGAGCGTCAACAAAGAAGAGCTCAGAGTTCCTTTCCCTTTTTTCATTCCTGTTTGCTGGAGGGCCCGAAGCTCCTCGCGAGGCCCTCGGACGCCGACGAACCCCGCGACGCCCCCGGACGCCGCCGACCCCCGTGACACCCCCGAACGCTGCCGACCCCCGTGACACCCCGAACGCTGCCGACCTGAAATTGAGCGGCGACGggggctagggttagggtttcgggCCCTCCCCTCTCTTCGTTCTCCTTCTTCGGCGATGAGAAAGTACGAGTTCTTCGTCTTCTTCCATGGGGGTTGGGGGTTTGCCGTTTGCAGAAGGATGGGATCATGGAGGAAGACAGAGTAGGGTCGGCTATGGGTGAAATTTTGAATCGGTGGTTCTCCACTGCGGAGGAATTTGAAATTTTGGAGGAAGAGATTAGGGCGCCATTAGGGCTGGCTGTGAGCCTGTGAATCTGTGATCATTgttgtccctttttttttattattaaacggattaaacgggtcgggtcgggttatccGTTTAATAAACAAGCCAGGTTCAGGTTGCAATTTaatgacctgtttattaaacaggtcgggttcagatttacAATTTTCTGACCTGATCTGcatctgacccgacccgtttatgacTGACCCgccccgattgccacccctacatgAGAATGTAAATATCAAAAAGGAATTCAAGGAAGATATAAAGAGGGAGGCGCCTCGTGTAAGTGATTTTACCCATGGTATTGAACCAAGCCAGGAGTTCAGTCAAAACcatgataaatgccatgcaCGTAGCCCTTTGAATCTATCTTATGATCTAAATGAGATTGCTCTTTTTTCGTGTGGATATATGAACCACATATGAACAATTGGTCGGTCATGATACCATGGTAGTACTTGTCAATGGTGGTGATCGTTTTGGATTTTTTCAGCAAAAACGAGAAAATCTCTGTTCCAAAATCTTGAACGTTGACTTGCGCCTTACCATGCCGGCCCCTacgcaagaaagagagagagagcgttcAAGATCTTGAGGCAGAAAGCACAGGAAGTGCTGGCCTGATGCATCGAACGGTTAAAATTGCTCGATCAGATGATCAACCAGGCCATTCATTCAACTTTAGCACATACTAATTCAAACGGATCAATTGAATGCTGGCTTGGACGCTGACTTGATTAAAAGTCAGCAAAAAGTTGCGAGTGGTGTGAGCTACCAGGAAGCCGAGAGCAGAATTTTCCGGTGGTGTGCGTGATGGCTCCGACAGGCCAAGACTCAGATCGGAGGTCCACGGGAAGATACATACGGAGTGAGAACCTGAAACGTCAACAAAATCGGAGATAAGCGGCCAACGAAGTGACACGTAGGATCTGATGGCCTAGTGGCAAATCAGACTCGTCCACAAATTAACGAAACAGGTTACGTAATCTGACTCTTTTGATTTCTGTCTTGCCTAACTTTTATAAAGAGGCTCCGGCCTCGTTCGTGCATGGTCCAATTAACCAACTAATCTGACTCTTTTTAAGTAAAAGATGCTATATATCTAATCCACGTATGTCATCTCTCTTAtcccttgattttttttttatttatattaatttgttTTAATGTGCATTGCACAACAATTAATACTAAGGTATGTAATCCAATAGtgtaaatttaatttaaaattgttCAAGAG
It includes:
- the LOC103700599 gene encoding probable F-box protein At4g22030 encodes the protein MAALQGSHLLSSSSFSNERRICAGLHVPSRPRAKGISLPKLPASIKMEQLGLKEHNSDDLSNSKPHQPMTADHKDDHLVAKLSAIAEAAAERAEMHTIIGEQRNNWNHLFLHSINSINLTASLMAGISAAVTVGEAAPHVLAFKLSSVALFTAATGMMLLVNKIQPSQLAEEQRNAARLCKQLERSIHSTLALGAPAESDIAEAMAKVLALDKAYPLPLLPGMLEKFPETVEPTCWWPKTRKREQETKKAYVNGMAGNGWSKELEEEMMGILRVLKMKDEEEYVRVGKLVLNINKTLAIAGPLFAGLAAVGAGLIGSPVDSPLPVLFGVVGGALAAVVNTLEHGGQVGMMFELCRNLSGFYRKLQEEIGSNLRESEVEKRENGELFRMKMALQLGRSLSELKGFASYASPSSNDEDVKEFAGKLF
- the LOC103700463 gene encoding probable F-box protein At4g22030, coding for MAALQGSHLLSSSSFSNERRICAALHVPSRPRAKGISLPKLPASIKMEQLGLKEHNSDDLSYSQPHQPMTADHKDDHLVAKLSAIAEAAAERAEMHAIIGEQRNNWNHLFLHSINSINLTASLMAGISAAVTVGEAAPHVLAFKLSSVALFTAATGMMLLVNKIQPSQLAEEQRNAARLCKQLERSIHSTLALGAPAESDIAEAMAKVLALDKAYPLPLLPGMLEKFPETVEPTCWWPKTRKREQETKKACVNGMAGNGWSKELEEEMMGILRVLKMKDEEEYVRVGKLVLNINKTLAIAGPLFAGLAAVGAGLIGSPVDSPLPVLFGVVGGALAAVVNTLEHGGQVGMVFELCRNLSGFYRKLQEEIGSNLRESEVEKRENGELFRMKMALQLGRSLSELKGFASYASPSSNDEDVKEFAGKLF